One Cryptomeria japonica chromosome 9, Sugi_1.0, whole genome shotgun sequence genomic window carries:
- the LOC131040508 gene encoding phospholipase A1-Igamma2, chloroplastic-like, producing MAISRLVLSNWKEGNEKTNGEVVDKSNQLKVSDMWRDIQGAKHWNGLLDPINPLLKAEILRYGDFAQQCYDSFDNTRSSTYYGNCKRSKSSLAHRLEFLNCGRGYQVTKYIYANTSLLDSIFGEESSEGVAWIGFIAVCTDPDEIKRLGRRDIVVAWRGTQTPFEWMENLRDILVPVMASKATTYSNIQTSSNPDVRIEKGFLSCYTSTDEDSVRCMLSARDTVVGELTRLVKEYKEKEEDLSITFTGHSLGAALATLSAYDIKQIMVNEYGVTSIPVTVFSFASPRVGNLSFAQHMEDIGVKVLRVVNHKDLVPKVPGIFFNEKLGWLTRLLHWLPWAYVHVGVEISIDSSSSAFLRHMHNPANFHNLEVYLHALDGFQGNNKLPFKPSGRDPALVNKYSDLLIESLQIPSEWWAKRNKEVVKRIDGMLVYSPTTPTPVRLPDVPL from the coding sequence ATGGCAATATCTCGATTAGTTTTAAGCAATTGGAAGGAGGGAAATGAAAAAACTAATGGAGAAGTTGTAGACAAATCAAACCAATTAAAGGTTTCTGATATGTGGCGAGATATCCAGGGTGCCAAACATTGGAATGGCTTGCTCGATCCCATTAACCCACTTCTCAAAGCAGAGATACTCAGATATGGTGATTTTGCACAGCAATGCTATGATTCATTTGACAATACGCGCTCTTCCACATACTATGGGAATTGTAAGCGCAGCAAAAGCTCGCTTGCCCACAGACTGGAGTTTCTAAATTGTGGGCGTGGATATCAAGTTACTAAATATATATACGCCAATACGAGTCTTTTGGACTCCATTTTTGGCGAGGAATCAAGTGAAGGCGTTGCCTGGATAGGTTTTATTGCAGTTTGCACTGACCCAGATGAGATAAAGCGATTGGGAAGACGTGACATAGTTGTTGCATGGAGAGGCACGCAGACTCCATTTGAATGGATGGAAAATCTCAGAGACATATTGGTTCCTGTTATGGCATCAAAGGCTACAACATACTCCAACATCCAAACCAGTTCAAATCCAGATGTCAGGATAGAGAAGGGTTTTCTCAGTTGTTATACGTCCACCGACGAGGACTCTGTCAGATGCATGCTTAGTGCAAGGGACACTGTAGTGGGTGAGCTAACCAGATTAGTAAAGGAatacaaggagaaagaagaagatttGAGCATAACATTTACCGGACATAGCTTGGGAGCTGCACTGGCAACCCTGAGCGCATATGACATAAAACAAATCATGGTGAATGAATATGGTGTGACCTCAATTCCCGTCACAGTGTTTTCCTTCGCGTCTCCGCGGGTAGGAAATCTGTCTTTTGCCCAACATATGGAAGATATTGGCGTCAAAGTGCTGCGTGTGGTAAACCACAAGGACTTGGTTCCAAAAGTTCCAGGGATTTTTTTCAATGAAAAATTGGGATGGCTGACAAGGCTTCTGCACTGGCTTCCCTGGGCATATGTTCATGTGGGAGTAGAGATTAGTATAGATAGCAGCAGCTCGGCTTTCCTGAGGCACATGCATAATCCTGCAAATTTCCACAACTTGGAGGTTTATTTGCATGCACTTGATGGCTTTCAAGGAAATAACAAGCTACCCTTTAAGCCATCGGGAAGAGATCCAGCTCTGGTTAACAAATACTCCGACTTACTCATTGAAAGCCTCCAAATACCTTCTGAGTGGTGGGCAAAGAGAAATAAAGAAGTGGTGAAACGCATAGATGGTATGTTGGTCTACTCTCCTACAACTCCAACCCCTGTTCGTCTTCCGGATGT